The Cucumis melo cultivar AY chromosome 5, USDA_Cmelo_AY_1.0, whole genome shotgun sequence genome has a segment encoding these proteins:
- the LOC103496925 gene encoding lysine-rich arabinogalactan protein 19, which yields MASKLWSFSVICLAFLFSSAIAQAPAQPPSLPTVSPPPSTPPPTVPTPPPLSTPPPTVVAPSTSPAIPPPQSSPVSTPSLPPAFPPPPATPPPLPPPLPPPQVSPTPLPTPPVLAPTLAPLPLPTSPTPTPSPPTPAPVASPELSPAPAPGKHKHRRRHKHKKHQAPAPAPTVPSPPAPPTVVDSQDSTAPAPSPDLSGGDPMKGKVGTWTKVGLGFIFLVATTGFNL from the exons ATGGCTTCCAAATTATGGTCCTTTTCTGTCATCTGCCTTGCCTTTCTATTCTCTTCCGCGATCGCCCAGGCCCCGGCACAGCCACCCAGTTTGCCAACCGTCTCTCCTCCCCCCTCTACCCCACCTCCAACTGTACCAACTCCTCCCCCATTGTCAACACCACCACCTACTGTTGTTGCACCATCAACAAGTCCAGCCATTCCACCACCCCAAAGTTCACCTGTCTCGACCCCGTCGCTACCCCCAGCATTTCCACCTCCCCCCGCTACGCCTCCGCCATTGCCGCCTCCTTTACCACCACCGCAAGTCTCTCCGACTCCTTTGCCAACACCACCGGTGCTAGCTCCCACCTTAGCACCATTACCATTACCGACTTCGCCAACACCAACACCTTCGCCACCAACCCCAGCACCTGTTGCGTCCCCTGAGTTATCCCCTGCACCCGCGCCGGGAAAACATAAGCATAGGAGACGTCACAAACATAAGAAGCATCAAGCACCAGCCCCGGCCCCAACCGTCCCGAGCCCACCCGCACCACCTACAGTTGTGGATTCACAAGACAGTACAGCCCCGGCACCATCACCAGATCTG AGTGGAGGAGACCCAATGAAAGGAAAGGTGGGAACATGGACTAAAGTTGGATTGGGATTCATATTTCTAGTTGCTACCACTGGCTTCAATTTATAA